The Prevotella sp. E9-3 genome has a window encoding:
- a CDS encoding DUF5020 family protein, whose amino-acid sequence MKKIMTIALMAVAALSANAQNIQLHYDFGRNIYTGEEAGRQKLTVTLEQFKADQWGSWFYFVDVDMSRHFTESAYTEISREFNLGKNSPFAAHVEYDGGLSKSGSFQQAGLIGAAYNGHTADFSKTWSVQLMYKHFLKSYNNTHSYASAQLTGVWGLNFLDKKLSFAGFIDFWRGEKANGHGCLVVLSEPQLWYNFNNHFSVGTEWEFSNNFVYNTDPTSSKTFFVNPTLAVKWNF is encoded by the coding sequence ATGAAAAAAATCATGACGATTGCACTCATGGCTGTTGCGGCCTTGAGCGCCAATGCACAAAACATTCAGTTACACTACGACTTTGGTCGCAATATATACACAGGTGAGGAAGCTGGTCGCCAGAAGTTGACAGTAACCCTTGAGCAGTTCAAGGCCGACCAGTGGGGCTCTTGGTTCTATTTCGTTGACGTGGATATGTCGCGCCATTTCACAGAGAGTGCCTACACTGAGATTTCACGTGAATTTAATCTGGGCAAGAATTCTCCTTTCGCAGCCCACGTGGAGTACGATGGCGGACTCTCCAAGAGCGGTAGCTTCCAACAGGCAGGTCTCATCGGTGCAGCGTATAACGGACACACTGCCGACTTCTCAAAGACATGGTCAGTGCAGCTGATGTACAAGCATTTCTTAAAAAGCTATAATAATACACATTCTTATGCTAGTGCTCAGCTAACAGGTGTGTGGGGATTGAACTTCCTTGACAAAAAACTATCCTTTGCAGGATTTATTGACTTCTGGCGTGGTGAGAAAGCCAATGGCCACGGATGTCTCGTAGTGCTCTCTGAGCCCCAGCTGTGGTACAACTTCAACAATCATTTCAGCGTTGGTACTGAGTGGGAGTTCTCTAACAATTTCGTATATAATACAGATCCAACAAGCTCAAAGACATTCTTCGTCAACCCCACACTGGCCGTTAAGTGGAATTTCTAA
- a CDS encoding NCS2 family permease, protein MKNLLNLLGFDATTMTIRKEIIGGITTFLTMAYILAVNPDILSATGMDKGAVFTTTCISAVVATVVMALYAKLPFALAPGMGLNAFFAFTVVLTMGYSWQFALTAVFIEGLIFILLTITGLRSYIVNAIPLVLRRAISPGIGLFIAFVGLKSAGIVGPSDATFVTMGNLRDPAVLLAIFGILLTAALLVKNVTGALLIGILVTTVVGIPLGVTHFGGIMSTPPSITPILWQFEWHNIFTVDMFIVVLTFLFIDMFDTIGTLIGVSNRAGMVDDDGNVKNLNKAFMADAVGTTVGAILGTSTVTTYVESASGVNAGGRSGLTSLVTALCFAVALLFAPLFLSIPGQATASALVLVGVMMMYDIRKVDFSDYVTAIPCFMCIVLMPLTYSISDGILMGVISYVLIHLLSFTMKDRDARNDINWGTILLAILFICRYAFL, encoded by the coding sequence ATGAAAAACTTATTAAATTTGCTTGGATTTGATGCTACTACTATGACTATTCGTAAGGAAATCATTGGTGGCATTACTACTTTCCTTACAATGGCCTATATTTTGGCCGTTAACCCAGACATCCTTTCTGCTACCGGCATGGACAAGGGGGCCGTGTTTACAACTACTTGCATCTCTGCCGTTGTGGCTACCGTAGTGATGGCCCTGTATGCCAAACTGCCTTTCGCACTGGCTCCCGGCATGGGTCTCAACGCCTTCTTTGCATTCACAGTGGTGCTTACTATGGGCTATTCATGGCAGTTCGCGCTGACAGCTGTATTCATCGAAGGTCTCATTTTTATTCTGCTCACCATTACGGGACTGCGCAGTTATATCGTCAATGCCATCCCGTTGGTATTGAGGCGTGCCATTAGTCCGGGCATTGGACTCTTCATCGCCTTTGTCGGCCTGAAGAGTGCAGGTATTGTAGGTCCTTCTGATGCTACATTCGTTACGATGGGCAACTTGCGTGATCCGGCGGTACTGCTGGCAATCTTTGGTATTCTGCTCACTGCTGCCCTGTTGGTTAAGAACGTTACGGGTGCATTGCTTATCGGTATTTTGGTAACTACGGTTGTGGGCATCCCCTTAGGTGTAACCCACTTTGGTGGCATTATGTCAACTCCTCCCTCCATTACCCCTATTTTATGGCAGTTTGAATGGCATAACATTTTCACTGTCGATATGTTTATCGTGGTTCTCACCTTCCTGTTCATCGATATGTTCGACACTATCGGCACACTCATCGGTGTGTCTAACCGTGCCGGCATGGTGGATGACGATGGCAACGTGAAGAACCTCAACAAGGCTTTCATGGCTGACGCCGTGGGTACTACCGTTGGTGCCATACTGGGTACATCTACTGTTACGACCTATGTAGAGAGTGCATCGGGCGTGAATGCCGGTGGCCGCTCTGGACTTACCAGTCTAGTAACAGCCCTTTGCTTTGCAGTGGCTCTGCTCTTTGCTCCGCTATTCCTCTCCATTCCAGGTCAGGCTACGGCATCGGCCCTTGTGCTGGTAGGTGTCATGATGATGTACGATATCCGTAAGGTCGATTTCTCTGACTATGTGACAGCTATCCCCTGCTTCATGTGTATCGTGCTCATGCCGCTCACCTACAGTATCTCTGACGGTATCCTCATGGGTGTTATCTCCTATGTACTCATCCACCTGTTGTCTTTCACCATGAAGGACCGCGATGCCCGCAACGACATCAACTGGGGAACCATCCTGCTGGCTATCCTCTTCATTTGCCGCTATGCATTTCTGTAA
- the nadB gene encoding L-aspartate oxidase → MVYKYDFLIIGAGVAGMSYALKVARAKKGSVCIICKTSLDEANTSFAQGGVASVTNLLVDNFDKHIEDTMIAGDYISDRAAVEQVVRNAPEQIRELVEWGVNFDRKDDGTFDLHREGGHSEFRILHHADDTGAEIQRGLMEAVRACPDITVKENHFAVEIITQHHLGAKVTRRTPYINCYGAYVLNPEEKVDTYLSKVTLMCTGGCGAVYQTTTNPVIATGDGEAMVYRAKGTVQDMEFVQFHPTALYSPGETHPAFLITEAMRGYGGILRLPNGESFMEKYDERLSLAPRDIVARAIDKEMKIHGLDHVCLDVTHKDPAETRRHFPNIYQKCLSMGIDITTDYIPVRPAAHYMCGGIKVDLNGQSSIDRLYAIGECSCTGLHGGNRLASNSLIEAVVYADAAAKHSLEHVDLYDFNEKVPEWNDEGTMTNEEKVLITQSVKEVGEIMSNYVGIVRSDLRLKRAWVRLDTLYEETEQLFKRVHATRDICELRNMINVGYLITRFAIERKESRGLHFTTDYPVHAYDK, encoded by the coding sequence ATGGTCTATAAATACGACTTTCTGATTATTGGAGCGGGCGTAGCTGGTATGAGCTATGCTCTTAAAGTGGCAAGAGCCAAGAAAGGTTCTGTTTGTATCATTTGCAAAACAAGTCTCGATGAGGCTAATACTTCTTTTGCTCAGGGTGGCGTGGCAAGTGTTACAAACCTGCTTGTTGACAATTTCGACAAACATATTGAGGACACCATGATAGCAGGTGATTATATCTCTGATCGGGCTGCTGTGGAACAGGTGGTGCGCAATGCTCCCGAACAGATTAGGGAACTGGTGGAGTGGGGCGTCAATTTCGACCGTAAGGACGATGGCACATTTGATTTGCATCGTGAGGGCGGTCACTCTGAGTTCCGTATTCTTCACCATGCTGATGATACGGGTGCTGAGATTCAGCGTGGACTGATGGAGGCTGTGCGTGCCTGTCCGGATATTACGGTGAAGGAGAATCACTTTGCAGTAGAAATCATCACCCAGCATCATTTGGGTGCCAAGGTTACTCGTCGTACACCTTATATTAACTGTTATGGTGCCTACGTCCTGAATCCGGAAGAGAAGGTGGATACTTACCTTTCGAAAGTCACCCTGATGTGTACCGGAGGCTGTGGCGCGGTTTATCAGACTACTACCAATCCTGTTATTGCCACAGGCGATGGCGAGGCAATGGTTTACCGCGCCAAGGGAACCGTTCAGGATATGGAGTTTGTACAGTTCCACCCCACGGCACTCTATTCTCCTGGCGAGACCCATCCCGCTTTCCTTATCACTGAGGCAATGCGCGGCTATGGCGGCATTCTTCGATTGCCCAATGGTGAGTCATTTATGGAGAAATATGACGAGCGCCTGTCATTGGCACCACGCGATATCGTGGCACGAGCCATTGATAAGGAAATGAAGATTCATGGCCTTGACCATGTTTGTTTGGATGTAACACATAAAGATCCTGCTGAAACTCGGCGTCATTTCCCCAATATCTATCAGAAATGTCTGTCGATGGGTATTGATATCACTACCGATTATATTCCTGTGCGTCCAGCTGCGCACTATATGTGTGGTGGTATCAAGGTTGACTTGAATGGCCAGTCAAGCATTGATCGCCTTTATGCTATCGGTGAATGCTCGTGCACAGGACTTCATGGCGGAAATCGTTTGGCCAGCAACTCACTTATTGAGGCCGTCGTTTATGCCGATGCTGCTGCTAAGCACTCGCTTGAGCATGTCGATCTGTACGACTTCAATGAAAAGGTGCCTGAATGGAACGATGAGGGAACAATGACTAATGAGGAGAAAGTTCTCATCACCCAAAGTGTAAAGGAGGTGGGTGAGATTATGTCCAACTATGTAGGCATAGTGCGTTCAGACCTTCGTTTGAAGCGCGCTTGGGTACGTCTTGATACTCTTTATGAAGAAACTGAGCAACTCTTTAAGCGTGTGCATGCAACCCGTGACATATGCGAACTTCGCAATATGATTAATGTGGGTTATCTCATCACCCGTTTCGCCATAGAGCGTAAGGAAAGTCGTGGACTGCACTTTACAACCGACTATCCTGTCCACGCCTACGACAAGTGA
- a CDS encoding adenosylcobinamide-GDP ribazoletransferase, which translates to MNNEQTSKWYDRLWAAWMFFTRLPFWRIYQPPKEAYQGVVEFWPLAGWITAGVMAGVLYGCSLVFSYEMAVVLAIISRILLTGALHEDGLADFFDGFGGGGTDRQRILSIMKDSNIGTYGVLSLIAYMALLFLTLYSMPPVYASLTILAVDPYAKMLSAQIIQMMPYARSEETAKNRTVYRKMPVSSGIALAVQGLLPIGLYLWWMRDLVDWRMMIFMPCLTMYFLYLFIWNRLRGYTGDCCGALFLLTELTGYFVVSYYISAFY; encoded by the coding sequence ATGAATAATGAACAAACAAGTAAGTGGTACGATCGTCTTTGGGCTGCATGGATGTTTTTTACCCGTTTACCCTTTTGGCGAATCTATCAGCCTCCGAAAGAAGCTTATCAAGGTGTGGTCGAGTTCTGGCCATTGGCAGGATGGATTACGGCAGGCGTGATGGCAGGCGTTCTTTATGGTTGCTCATTAGTGTTTAGTTATGAGATGGCTGTCGTGTTAGCTATCATCAGTCGTATTCTACTAACGGGGGCTCTTCATGAGGATGGACTAGCCGATTTCTTTGACGGGTTCGGCGGTGGGGGAACTGACCGCCAGCGCATCCTTAGCATTATGAAAGATTCTAATATCGGGACTTATGGGGTATTATCGCTTATCGCATATATGGCGTTACTGTTCCTGACTCTTTATTCCATGCCTCCTGTCTATGCCTCCTTGACCATTCTTGCTGTGGATCCATATGCAAAGATGCTAAGTGCTCAGATTATTCAGATGATGCCGTATGCTCGCAGCGAGGAAACAGCAAAGAATAGAACTGTTTACAGGAAAATGCCTGTTTCATCAGGCATTGCTCTCGCTGTTCAGGGATTGTTGCCCATAGGACTGTACCTCTGGTGGATGAGAGACCTTGTGGATTGGAGGATGATGATCTTTATGCCTTGTCTGACTATGTACTTTTTATACCTTTTTATTTGGAACCGATTACGAGGATATACAGGTGACTGCTGTGGCGCACTCTTTCTGTTGACGGAACTGACAGGCTATTTCGTGGTATCCTATTACATTTCTGCTTTTTATTGA
- the cobT gene encoding nicotinate-nucleotide--dimethylbenzimidazole phosphoribosyltransferase → MRDFKIERPDEAIRISIQDKIDNLNKPKNSLGRLEELAMQVCLIQQTLTPSLANPCHLLLGGDHGIERERVSVSPREVTWQQMINFTRGGGGVNMFCRQHGFKLRIVDVGVDYDLSHIDGIIHKKIARGTRNFLYEPAMTEAEFEQAIEIGSSLVDDCVAEDCKVICIGEMGIANTSPSSIWMSLFCHIPLQECIGAGAGLDASGIQHKYKVLRQAMENAVLPSPQASLWYFGGFEMITAIGAMLRAAEQHIVILVDGFIMTACALAACQLYPEAQYYMIFGHCGDESGHRRMLDAMGARPLLSLGLRLGEGTGALCAFPILDSAVRMMNEMNNFDTAKITKYF, encoded by the coding sequence ATGAGAGATTTTAAGATAGAACGCCCCGATGAGGCCATACGCATATCCATTCAGGATAAAATAGACAATCTGAATAAGCCCAAAAATTCATTAGGGCGATTAGAAGAACTGGCTATGCAGGTGTGTCTGATTCAACAGACGCTTACTCCATCGTTGGCTAATCCCTGTCATCTGTTATTAGGTGGCGACCATGGTATTGAGCGTGAGAGGGTGAGTGTATCGCCACGTGAGGTAACTTGGCAGCAGATGATTAATTTCACACGTGGCGGTGGCGGGGTGAATATGTTTTGCAGACAGCACGGATTCAAATTGAGAATTGTGGACGTGGGTGTAGATTACGATCTCTCTCATATTGACGGAATCATTCACAAAAAGATAGCCCGTGGCACGCGCAACTTCCTTTATGAACCCGCAATGACTGAAGCAGAGTTTGAACAAGCCATAGAGATAGGATCATCGTTGGTTGACGATTGTGTAGCTGAAGACTGTAAGGTGATTTGTATAGGCGAGATGGGTATTGCAAATACCTCTCCTTCGAGTATATGGATGAGTTTGTTTTGCCATATTCCTCTTCAAGAGTGTATTGGTGCCGGAGCAGGACTTGATGCTTCAGGCATACAACATAAGTACAAGGTACTTCGCCAGGCAATGGAGAATGCAGTACTCCCTTCACCACAAGCATCGCTCTGGTACTTTGGGGGCTTTGAGATGATTACTGCCATTGGGGCCATGCTTCGCGCTGCCGAACAGCATATTGTCATATTGGTAGATGGCTTCATCATGACGGCCTGCGCTCTTGCTGCCTGTCAACTATATCCTGAAGCACAATATTATATGATATTTGGACATTGTGGCGATGAAAGCGGACACAGGAGAATGCTGGATGCAATGGGGGCTCGTCCATTACTGTCATTAGGACTTCGACTGGGAGAGGGAACGGGCGCACTATGCGCTTTCCCCATTCTCGATTCTGCCGTGCGTATGATGAACGAGATGAATAATTTTGATACTGCTAAGATTACAAAGTACTTTTGA
- the cobU gene encoding bifunctional adenosylcobinamide kinase/adenosylcobinamide-phosphate guanylyltransferase, whose amino-acid sequence MKKIILITGGARSGKSQYAEQLALELSKNPVYVATAHIWDEEFAQRVRKHQERRGSEWTNIEEEKQLSKYDLTGRVALIDCITLWCTNFFFEQQNAEMALEALKTEFDKFTAHDATFIFVTNEIGMGGVSENAVQRKFTDLQGWMNQYVASKADEVVLMVSGIPVKVKGE is encoded by the coding sequence ATGAAGAAGATTATACTTATAACAGGTGGAGCCCGCTCAGGTAAAAGTCAATATGCCGAGCAGCTGGCACTCGAATTGAGCAAGAATCCTGTTTATGTGGCTACTGCCCATATATGGGATGAAGAGTTCGCTCAGCGTGTTAGAAAACATCAGGAACGACGAGGGTCTGAATGGACAAACATAGAGGAAGAAAAACAACTGAGTAAGTACGACCTGACAGGGCGAGTGGCGCTTATTGATTGTATCACACTATGGTGTACCAATTTCTTCTTTGAACAACAGAATGCTGAAATGGCATTAGAGGCATTGAAAACAGAATTTGATAAGTTTACGGCTCACGATGCTACTTTTATTTTTGTCACCAACGAGATAGGTATGGGCGGCGTAAGCGAGAATGCTGTTCAACGTAAGTTTACAGATTTGCAGGGATGGATGAACCAGTATGTGGCAAGTAAAGCCGATGAGGTGGTGCTGATGGTTAGCGGAATACCTGTAAAAGTGAAAGGTGAATAG
- the cbiB gene encoding adenosylcobinamide-phosphate synthase CbiB: MEITDLSLFALPIALLVGWLLDLLMGDPVWLPHPVVGFGKMISFSEKRLNKGGARKMKGALTACFLITFIFVVTWVIRKALFLLPSPFGGETGLRLLFDVIAIFYCLAGTTLIREVKQVFKAVDRSLEEGRKQVARIVGRDTSELSAQEIRTAALETLAENLSDGVVAPLFWLAVGGVPAMMAYKMVNTLDSMIGYQTERYKDFGCWAAHIDDVANYIPARLTALLMMGSAFVTPSANHRSLFSFIRRYGRNHASPNSGYPEAALAGILDCQFGGPHYYFGEIFYKPYIGENPRPLTTADMEKAVCVNRISEILAIVIIIVVYCL, encoded by the coding sequence ATGGAAATAACCGATTTGTCACTCTTCGCTCTCCCGATTGCACTTCTTGTCGGTTGGCTGCTTGACCTTCTGATGGGTGACCCCGTATGGTTGCCACATCCTGTAGTAGGCTTTGGGAAAATGATTTCTTTTAGTGAGAAAAGACTGAACAAAGGAGGGGCACGTAAAATGAAAGGGGCTCTGACGGCCTGCTTTCTTATCACCTTCATTTTTGTTGTGACATGGGTAATACGTAAGGCGCTTTTTTTGCTCCCATCCCCCTTTGGCGGTGAAACAGGTCTGAGACTTCTCTTTGATGTGATAGCCATTTTCTATTGCTTGGCAGGCACAACACTTATCCGTGAAGTCAAACAAGTATTTAAGGCTGTTGACCGCTCTTTGGAAGAAGGGCGTAAGCAGGTGGCACGTATCGTAGGGCGTGATACATCAGAACTCTCTGCCCAGGAAATCAGAACTGCGGCTTTGGAGACTCTTGCCGAGAACTTGAGTGATGGCGTTGTTGCCCCCCTGTTCTGGTTGGCAGTTGGCGGAGTTCCGGCTATGATGGCCTATAAAATGGTAAATACTCTCGATTCGATGATAGGCTACCAGACAGAGAGATATAAGGATTTTGGTTGTTGGGCGGCTCATATTGATGATGTGGCTAACTATATTCCTGCCCGTCTTACTGCTCTACTGATGATGGGCTCTGCTTTCGTTACACCATCCGCAAATCATCGTTCTCTTTTTTCGTTCATTCGCAGATATGGACGGAACCACGCTTCTCCCAATAGCGGATATCCAGAGGCTGCGCTTGCAGGTATCCTCGATTGTCAGTTTGGCGGACCGCATTACTATTTTGGAGAAATCTTCTATAAACCGTATATAGGTGAGAATCCCCGACCATTGACAACTGCTGATATGGAAAAAGCTGTTTGTGTGAATCGAATTTCTGAGATTCTTGCTATTGTCATTATAATTGTTGTTTATTGCCTATGA
- a CDS encoding aminotransferase class I/II-fold pyridoxal phosphate-dependent enzyme — translation MINGHGDDIYQYDNIRMNFSSNICHHAGLETLKAHLSAHLDLIANYPEPEAWSLEKMIAQEEGVSEKCVVVTNGATEAIYLLAQTFRYHFQLPAPSFSEYKDALSMYPQQSPLTGLWLCNPNNPTGEVLSIADIDELAKKYHLVVIDQSYEDYTDAPMLSVREAIEMGNVIQLHSLTKSYGIPGLRIGYITASAQLTEEIRKFLRPWSVNTLAIEAGKFLLTNGVNLKPDLNEAQRLVQMLRSTGYVNVRETKTNFMLCEIQSCTAAELKERLAKDYGILIRDASNFEGLTPHHFRVASQAPNENDELVAAIKSIVEEQVWK, via the coding sequence ATGATTAACGGGCACGGAGATGATATATACCAGTATGACAATATTCGAATGAATTTCAGTTCGAACATCTGTCATCATGCAGGTCTTGAAACGCTGAAGGCACATCTTTCTGCTCATCTTGATTTGATAGCTAATTATCCAGAACCAGAAGCATGGTCTTTGGAAAAGATGATAGCCCAAGAAGAGGGCGTCTCTGAAAAGTGTGTCGTTGTGACCAATGGCGCTACTGAAGCCATCTATCTGTTAGCACAGACTTTCCGATATCATTTTCAGCTCCCTGCACCATCCTTCAGCGAATATAAAGATGCACTTTCGATGTACCCTCAGCAAAGTCCGTTGACTGGTCTCTGGCTTTGTAATCCAAATAATCCTACAGGCGAAGTGCTTAGTATTGCTGATATTGATGAATTGGCAAAGAAATACCATCTCGTGGTTATCGACCAGTCGTATGAGGATTATACTGATGCACCGATGCTTAGTGTCAGAGAGGCAATAGAAATGGGAAACGTGATTCAGTTGCATTCCCTGACAAAATCCTATGGCATCCCAGGATTGCGTATAGGATACATTACAGCCTCTGCCCAACTTACAGAAGAAATTCGTAAGTTCTTGCGTCCTTGGTCGGTTAATACCTTAGCTATTGAGGCAGGAAAATTCCTTCTTACGAATGGTGTTAATCTTAAGCCCGATTTGAATGAAGCGCAGCGACTGGTTCAGATGCTTCGAAGTACAGGCTATGTTAACGTAAGAGAAACAAAGACCAACTTCATGCTTTGTGAAATTCAGTCTTGCACGGCAGCAGAACTGAAGGAACGCTTGGCAAAAGATTATGGAATACTGATTCGGGATGCTTCTAATTTCGAAGGACTTACACCCCATCATTTTCGAGTAGCATCACAGGCACCCAATGAAAATGATGAATTGGTGGCAGCCATAAAGAGTATTGTGGAGGAACAGGTATGGAAATAA